The following are encoded together in the Pygocentrus nattereri isolate fPygNat1 chromosome 3, fPygNat1.pri, whole genome shotgun sequence genome:
- the LOC108434170 gene encoding uncharacterized protein LOC108434170 → MAPSQQNTKTLVREGAIGFMLGAVGGCALGATVTPVNKAMTEIVSGSLLKPVADGVRTVGPLGLGTLLGATALTTAMTAAIAGVTMAALTALLLIRLKRRRTGRANLDGFMSIAAGLAAALSTTSCGAALGVIIETLILRSGVVALLSALGIFTVLKTFIHVIVQLTCREWECCGILQVTAEAEEQEQKKLEALEAEQRERVTVEIEQRIIAFETEKRIEGEDGLDYRTAWKAQQQEREEIEKLRREAVELAVQQRTIQERLTKVMAKYVEFLAFSGIPMTVTAAVTAGFGIFGFGDYRFVFVVLLALVLSMAFMLMRSMHLNFWMFTGCVGMFATFAIAVLTVHAGQEAVEVSLKMQKAGQVLSKENITAHMDQRASLEAIAAGFFVSKMCQVGLGASVGGPLDPKVLDKVIVGASMSTVAIISVVETLSVVLGVGGVTGALLGALGAAGVSLGAATAVAVQWSSLTGTISTTAGMLFGALAIGQWDIVNTGLQVLVAYMFAMINPY, encoded by the exons ATGGCACCGTCCCAGCAGA ATACCAAGACCCTGGTGAGGGAAGGAGCCATTGGCTTCATGCTGGGGGCAGTAGGGGGATGTGCCCTGGGAGCCACAGTGACCCCAGTGAACAAGGCCATGACTGAGATTGTCTCGGGGTCACTGCTGAAACCGGTCGCAGATGGAGTGAGGACTGTAGGTCCTCTGGGTTTGGGAACTCTTTTGGGAGCAACTGCACTCACCACAGCAATGACAGCAGCTATAGCAGGAGTGACTATGGCTGCTTTGACTGCATTGCTGCTCATACGGTTAAAGAGACGCAGGACTGGGAGGGCCAATTTAGATGGATTTATGTCGATTGCAGCTGGGCTGGCTGCAGCCTTGAGCACTACATCCTGTGGAGCAGCACTTGGAGTCATTATAGAGACACTTATCCTTAGGTCTGGAGTTGTGGCACTCCTCTCGGCTCTGGGGATCTTCACTGTGCTGAAAACATTCATTCATGTCATCGTGCAGCTAACATGCAGAGAATGGGAGTGCTGTGGCATCCTGCAGGTTACTGCTGAGGCTGAGGAGCAGGAGCAGAAGAAGCTGGAGGCTCTGGAggctgagcagagagagagagtgacagtggAGATTGAACAGAGGATCATTGCGTTTGAGACTGAGAAAAGGATTGAAGGAGAAGATGGGTTGGACTACAGAACTGCTTGGAAAGCCcaacagcaggagagagaggaaatagaGAAGCTACGAAGGGAAGCAGTAGAGCTGGCAGTGCAGCAGAGGACTATTCAAGAGCGTCTGACGAAAGTCATGGCCAAATATGTGGAATTTCTGGCCTTCTCTGGCATTCCGATGACGGTGACTGCAGCTGTGACTGCTGGCTTTGGAATCTTTGGATTTGGAGACTATAGATTCGTTTTTGTTGTCCTTTTAGCCCTTGTGCTCAGCATGGCCTTCATGTTAATGAGGTCGATGCATTTGAACTTTTGGATGTTCACCGGCTGTGTAGGCATGTTTGCAACGTTTGCCATTGCTGTACTCACTGTGCACGCAGGACAGGAGGCAGTGGAGGTctctttaaaaatgcagaagGCAGGACAAGTGCTAAGTAAGGAGAACATCACAGCTCACATGGACCAAAGAGCTTCACTTGAGGCCATAGCTGCTGGGTTCTTTGTGTCAAAAATGTGTCAGGTTGGCTTAGGGGCCTCTGTTGGTGGTCCACTGGATCCAAAAGTGTTGGATAAAGTTATAGTAGGAGCATCTATGTCAACAGTAGCTATTATTTCAGTGGTTGAAACCTTGTCAGTAGTTCTAGGAGTTGGTGGCGTGACAGGGGCATTGCTGGGGGCTCTAGGAGCAGCTGGTGTGTCGTTGggagcagctacagctgtagcAGTTCAGTGGTCCTCACTGACAGGAACCATAAGCACCACAGCTggaatgctttttggtgctttggCCATTGGACAGTGGGACATTGTTAACACTGGATTGCAGGTGCTTGTTGCCTACATGTTTGCAATGATAAATCCTTATTGA
- the rrp15 gene encoding RRP15-like protein, whose translation MAASLKKPHVVVKTERDSEEDDLSKIEDSEEEGSGSEGNDEEEEEDRCGSDGEEAEDEEEQNGDMKENPNAGWAEAMAKILRKKTPDDKPCILLKNKQRDKISEKERKEKLEKKKQADKKRAWEMMCRVKPDVVQDKEKERNLQRTATRGVVQLFNAVRKHQQNLDEKMKEVGESERKKAKVLSSVSKKDFIDILRGTAGAATPTIKKEKHMPEEPKDEKPAWSVLRDDFMMGASMKDWDKAVDEEQGEGKSEPAEDFNIDSD comes from the exons ATGGCAGCCTCGTTGAAGAAGCCACATGTTGTTGTTAAAACTGAGAGAG ACTCAGAGGAAGATGATCTCAGCAAGATCGAAGACAGTGAAGAGGAAGGATCAGGCAGTGAAGGGaatgatgaagaggaggaggaagacaGATGTGGGAGTGATGGGGAAGAGgcagaggatgaggaggagcaGAATGGAGACATGAAAGAAAACCCCAATGCTGGCTGGGCGGAAGCCATGGCCAAAATCTTGAGGAAGAAAACACCAGATGACAAGCCCTGCATTCTGCTGAAGAACAAACAACGAGACAAAATCAGTgaaaaggagaggaaagagaagcttgagaaaaagaaacag GCAGATAAAAAGAGAGCATGGGAAATGATGTGTCGGGTAAAGCCAGATGTAGTACAGgacaaagagaaggagagaaatcTACAGAGAACGGCTACCAG AGGTGTAGTGCAGTTGTTCAATGCAGTGCGAAAACACCAACAGAATCTGGATGAAAAGATGAAGGAAGTTGGTGAGTCTGAAAGGAAGAAAGCAAAAGTCCTCTCCTCTGTGTCAAAAAAAGACTTTATTGATATACTGCGAGGGACTGCAGGAGCCGCTACACCTACcattaagaaagaaaaacatatg CCTGAAGAGCCAAAAGACGAGAAGCCAGCATGGAGTGTCCTGAGAGATGATTTCATGATGGGTGCATCCATGAAGGACTGGGACAAGGCAGTTGATGAAGAGCAGGGAGAAGGGAAGTCAGAGCCTGCAGAGGATTTCAACATTGACTCGGACTGA